A genome region from Carassius gibelio isolate Cgi1373 ecotype wild population from Czech Republic chromosome A23, carGib1.2-hapl.c, whole genome shotgun sequence includes the following:
- the LOC127944460 gene encoding polycomb protein SCMH1 isoform X1 produces MLSMVRTPLRDLKDSKKDGAGRSMSLSGPGPLRVSDSFSWEGYLRETSSVPAPPSCFRQSLIPPSNEFKVGMKLEARDPRNSTSTCIATVMGLMGARLRLRLDGSDSTNDFWRLVDSADIQPIGSCEKKGDMLQPPLGFRMNASSWPMFLLRTLNGAEIAPATAFKKEPLRPPQNDFKPGLKLEAVDKKNPYLICPATIGEVKGEEVFVMFDGWRGAFDYWCRYDSRDIFPVGWCSVTKHSLQPPGNSISVPKPGSTPSSSSSSSNPKPPRRSMPIPHRLPTPLPQLPVRKGIRGRRPKSETIALLKALAVSTVAQDTEDQGEATPQTTPISQHPLRQYKKRGPKPGSKRKPRLLQSAMSIEASSDSRVPMTQMPSDGLPPLGSPSSVVSTVCVYVNKHGNCGPHLDRKQVQRLPDHFGPEAVNLVLKQTVQACLDCAYQPKVLLGCLQSQGGGGEVVRVRTDGGKRLVKLPSASSAGFVLHFLERVCRHLQCDNLFSSQPFSPQNTYDRAKSVKEEMVSDGPSLNRGVKRISRDSPPSYCAPLSPKILHTDTHPSEAETLPPEESGLLKEQRFMNSASNSMTPRPQTLRSTSEYQSMPNNPYYHGNGPPLRRRASNPSPQTHRRVEAASSTTGPETATDRELPRIPGRSPSSWSIEEVMRFVRDADPTALAPHAELFRKHEIDGKALMLLRSDMVMKYMGLKLGPALKLCHHIERLKQGKQ; encoded by the exons ATGCTCAGCATGGTCCGAACACCACTGAGAG ATCTCAAGGACAGTAAGAAGGACGGAGCGGGCCGGAGCATGTCTCTCTCAGGTCCTGGACCGCTCAGAG TGAGCGACTCCTTCTCATGGGAGGGGTATTTAAGAGAGACCTCGTCCGTTCCCGCTCCTCCCAGCTGCTTCAGACAG TCTCTGATTCCTCCCTCCAACGAGTTCAAGGTGGGGATGAAGCTGGAGGCCCGGGACCCTCGTAACTCCACCTCCACCTGCATCGCCACGGTGATGGGCTTGATGGGCGCGAGGCTCCGCCTCCGTCTGGACGGCAGCGACAGCACCAACGACTTCTGGCGATTGGTCGACTCTGCCGACATCCAGCCAATCGGCTCGTGCGAGAAGAAGGGAGACATGCTGCAGCCGCCGCTGG GATTCAGGATGAACGCCTCGTCGTGGCCCATGTTTCTCCTGAGGACGCTCAATGGAGCCGAGATAGCACCAGCCACGGCGTTTAAAAAG GAGCCGCTGCGGCCGCCTCAGAACGACTTCAAGCCCGGCCTGAAGCTGGAGGCCGTGGACAAGAAGAACCCGTACCTGATCTGTCCGGCCACCATCGGCGAGGTGAAGGGGGAAGAGGTGTTCGTGATGTTCGACGGCTGGAGGGGGGCGTTCGATTACTGGTGCCGCTATGACTCCAGGGACATCTTCCCCGTGGGCTGGTGCTCGGTCACCAAACACAGCCTGCAGCCGCCCGGAAACAGCA TCTCCGTTCCAAAACCGGGTTCTAcaccttcctcctcttcctcttcctctaacCCTAAACCGCCCCGGCGCTCCATGCCGATTCCTCACCGCCTGCCGACTCCTCTTCCTCAACTCCCCGTGCGGAAGGGCATCAGGGGACGGCGGCCGAAAAGCGAGACCATCGCATTGCTGAAAGCCCTGGCCGTTTCCACCGTGGCTCAAGACACTGAAGATCAAGGAGAAGCCACACCCCAAACCACACCCATTTCCCAGCATCCCCTGCGTCAATACAAGAAGAGAGGACCTAAACCAGGCAGCAAG AGGAAGCCCAGACTCCTCCAGAGTGCCATGTCTATAGAAGCCAGCTCAGACTCCAGGGTCCCCATGACTCAGATGCCCAGCGATGGACTCCCTCCTCTGGGATCCCCCTCATCTGTGGTGTCTACTG TGTGTGTATACGTGAATAAACACGGGAACTGTGGCCCACATCTGGACCGTAAACAGGTTCAGAGACTGCCGGATCACTTCGGGCCAGAGGCGGTGAATCTGGTTCTGAAGCAGACGGTTCAAGCCTGTCTGGACTGTGCGTACCAGCCCAAAGTGCTTCTGGGATGCCTGCAGAGCCAAGGAGGCGGAGGAGAGGTGGTCAGAG TCCGGACAGATGGTGGGAAGCGGTTGGTGAAGCTGCCGTCAGCGTCGAGCGCCGGGTTCGTGTTGCACTTCCTGGAGCGAGTGTGTCGACACCTGCAGTGTGATAATCTGTTCAGCAGTCAACCGTTCAGTCCACAAAACACCTACGACCGCGCTAAATCAG ttaAAGAGGAGATGGTGTCAGACGGTCCGTCTCTGAACAGAGGTGTGAAGCGGATCTCCAGAGACTCGCCCCCATCGTACTGCGCTCCTCTCTCCCCGAAGAtcctgcacacagacacacacccgtCAGAAG cggaGACTCTTCCTCCAGAGGAGAGCGGATTACTGAAGGAGCAGCGCTTCATGAACTCCGCCTCCAATTCCATGACGCCCCGCCCACAGACCTTGAGAAGCACCTCAGAGTACCAATCAATGCCCAACAACCCGTATTACCATGGAAACGGGCCGCCCCTCCGGAGACGGGCGTCAAACCCCTCCCCACAGACACACAGACGAGTGGAGG CAGCCAGCTCTACCACAGGCCCCGAGACAGCGACGGACCGAGAGCTTCCCAGAATCCCCGGCAGGAGTCCGTCCTCCTGGTCTATAGAGGAAGTGATGCGGTTTGTGCGGGACGCGGACCCAACAGCACTGGCTCCACACGCAGAGCTCTTCAGAAAACAC GAGATCGACGGGAAAGCTCTGATGTTACTGAGGAGCGACATGGTGATGAAGTACATGGGGCTGAAACTGGGACCGGCGCTCAAACTGTGCCACCACATCGAGAGACTCAAGCAGGGGAagcagtga
- the LOC127944460 gene encoding polycomb protein SCMH1 isoform X2: MLSMVRTPLRDLKDSKKDGAGRSMSLSGPGPLRVSDSFSWEGYLRETSSVPAPPSCFRQSLIPPSNEFKVGMKLEARDPRNSTSTCIATVMGLMGARLRLRLDGSDSTNDFWRLVDSADIQPIGSCEKKGDMLQPPLGFRMNASSWPMFLLRTLNGAEIAPATAFKKEPLRPPQNDFKPGLKLEAVDKKNPYLICPATIGEVKGEEVFVMFDGWRGAFDYWCRYDSRDIFPVGWCSVTKHSLQPPGNSISVPKPGSTPSSSSSSSNPKPPRRSMPIPHRLPTPLPQLPVRKGIRGRRPKSETIALLKALAVSTVAQDTEDQGEATPQTTPISQHPLRQYKKRGPKPGSKRKPRLLQSAMSIEASSDSRVPMTQMPSDGLPPLGSPSSVVSTVCVYVNKHGNCGPHLDRKQVQRLPDHFGPEAVNLVLKQTVQACLDCAYQPKVLLGCLQSQGGGGEVVRVRTDGGKRLVKLPSASSAGFVLHFLERVCRHLQCDNLFSSQPFSPQNTYDRAKSVKEEMVSDGPSLNRGVKRISRDSPPSYCAPLSPKILHTDTHPSEAETLPPEESGLLKEQRFMNSASNSMTPRPQTLRSTSEYQSMPNNPYYHGNGPPLRRRASNPSPQTHRRVEASSTTGPETATDRELPRIPGRSPSSWSIEEVMRFVRDADPTALAPHAELFRKHEIDGKALMLLRSDMVMKYMGLKLGPALKLCHHIERLKQGKQ, encoded by the exons ATGCTCAGCATGGTCCGAACACCACTGAGAG ATCTCAAGGACAGTAAGAAGGACGGAGCGGGCCGGAGCATGTCTCTCTCAGGTCCTGGACCGCTCAGAG TGAGCGACTCCTTCTCATGGGAGGGGTATTTAAGAGAGACCTCGTCCGTTCCCGCTCCTCCCAGCTGCTTCAGACAG TCTCTGATTCCTCCCTCCAACGAGTTCAAGGTGGGGATGAAGCTGGAGGCCCGGGACCCTCGTAACTCCACCTCCACCTGCATCGCCACGGTGATGGGCTTGATGGGCGCGAGGCTCCGCCTCCGTCTGGACGGCAGCGACAGCACCAACGACTTCTGGCGATTGGTCGACTCTGCCGACATCCAGCCAATCGGCTCGTGCGAGAAGAAGGGAGACATGCTGCAGCCGCCGCTGG GATTCAGGATGAACGCCTCGTCGTGGCCCATGTTTCTCCTGAGGACGCTCAATGGAGCCGAGATAGCACCAGCCACGGCGTTTAAAAAG GAGCCGCTGCGGCCGCCTCAGAACGACTTCAAGCCCGGCCTGAAGCTGGAGGCCGTGGACAAGAAGAACCCGTACCTGATCTGTCCGGCCACCATCGGCGAGGTGAAGGGGGAAGAGGTGTTCGTGATGTTCGACGGCTGGAGGGGGGCGTTCGATTACTGGTGCCGCTATGACTCCAGGGACATCTTCCCCGTGGGCTGGTGCTCGGTCACCAAACACAGCCTGCAGCCGCCCGGAAACAGCA TCTCCGTTCCAAAACCGGGTTCTAcaccttcctcctcttcctcttcctctaacCCTAAACCGCCCCGGCGCTCCATGCCGATTCCTCACCGCCTGCCGACTCCTCTTCCTCAACTCCCCGTGCGGAAGGGCATCAGGGGACGGCGGCCGAAAAGCGAGACCATCGCATTGCTGAAAGCCCTGGCCGTTTCCACCGTGGCTCAAGACACTGAAGATCAAGGAGAAGCCACACCCCAAACCACACCCATTTCCCAGCATCCCCTGCGTCAATACAAGAAGAGAGGACCTAAACCAGGCAGCAAG AGGAAGCCCAGACTCCTCCAGAGTGCCATGTCTATAGAAGCCAGCTCAGACTCCAGGGTCCCCATGACTCAGATGCCCAGCGATGGACTCCCTCCTCTGGGATCCCCCTCATCTGTGGTGTCTACTG TGTGTGTATACGTGAATAAACACGGGAACTGTGGCCCACATCTGGACCGTAAACAGGTTCAGAGACTGCCGGATCACTTCGGGCCAGAGGCGGTGAATCTGGTTCTGAAGCAGACGGTTCAAGCCTGTCTGGACTGTGCGTACCAGCCCAAAGTGCTTCTGGGATGCCTGCAGAGCCAAGGAGGCGGAGGAGAGGTGGTCAGAG TCCGGACAGATGGTGGGAAGCGGTTGGTGAAGCTGCCGTCAGCGTCGAGCGCCGGGTTCGTGTTGCACTTCCTGGAGCGAGTGTGTCGACACCTGCAGTGTGATAATCTGTTCAGCAGTCAACCGTTCAGTCCACAAAACACCTACGACCGCGCTAAATCAG ttaAAGAGGAGATGGTGTCAGACGGTCCGTCTCTGAACAGAGGTGTGAAGCGGATCTCCAGAGACTCGCCCCCATCGTACTGCGCTCCTCTCTCCCCGAAGAtcctgcacacagacacacacccgtCAGAAG cggaGACTCTTCCTCCAGAGGAGAGCGGATTACTGAAGGAGCAGCGCTTCATGAACTCCGCCTCCAATTCCATGACGCCCCGCCCACAGACCTTGAGAAGCACCTCAGAGTACCAATCAATGCCCAACAACCCGTATTACCATGGAAACGGGCCGCCCCTCCGGAGACGGGCGTCAAACCCCTCCCCACAGACACACAGACGAGTGGAGG CCAGCTCTACCACAGGCCCCGAGACAGCGACGGACCGAGAGCTTCCCAGAATCCCCGGCAGGAGTCCGTCCTCCTGGTCTATAGAGGAAGTGATGCGGTTTGTGCGGGACGCGGACCCAACAGCACTGGCTCCACACGCAGAGCTCTTCAGAAAACAC GAGATCGACGGGAAAGCTCTGATGTTACTGAGGAGCGACATGGTGATGAAGTACATGGGGCTGAAACTGGGACCGGCGCTCAAACTGTGCCACCACATCGAGAGACTCAAGCAGGGGAagcagtga
- the LOC127944462 gene encoding retinoic acid-induced protein 2 has translation MEEPYKDSVAVDMANSQEEACNGGATATDAVGKLEGDATSIIPTETWNVSSPTITKRSLSPLLAIQATPVVTPAAESPNGVALKVATTVLQPICLGESPVVLPILAGPAAPQVGQSGTTSYLMTSQGPVSLPLVLEQQVLQHLNPQLLQQSATCPALPLQNSIQCQNPSLALGAPPILDQKGTSPVFDTSLLTLLQNPNLAAILQDLFPGQGNSSPTCHLASSPQVDLASAFLPPPPLSQPFSSPLASLVPPATLLVPYPVVIPLPMPLPIPVPIPVPVSMCKNSKIDVDCPKPTCTSSKSTQTSLSDVSPQLTFTSKEMVVVQQSPRYCSSPVVTDGEVLDLSIRTPQPSMHVDVPQGIQPFQQDSVLDLSIPSTRKKCIKTCSMYGPLAPERERVCHMGDNVSSGPLALGVLRPVDCTPKLDTKLLSGLASLEFSRQHKWVVDSGHGSVVSGAVHDSALTGSGNIEIVSTSQTAKVIVSVKDAMPAIFCSKLKGLSGVSTKNFSIKRDASQGGFTTLPRVPGDQRGESSDPLKKISKNRGIKLKKVSSQEIHILPIKKQRLTAFLPRK, from the coding sequence ATGGAAGAGCCATACAAAGATTCTGTAGCCGTAGACATGGCAAACTCTCAGGAAGAGGCCTGCAATGGTGGAGCCACTGCCACTGATGCAGTTGGGAAACTCGAAGGGGACGCCACTTCAATTATTCCAACTGAGACGTGGAATGTCAGCTCCCCAACTATCACAAAGCGATCCCTGTCACCCCTGCTAGCGATACAAGCCACCCCGGTGGTGACCCCAGCTGCTGAGTCTCCCAATGGTGTTGCCCTGAAGGTTGCTACAACTGTCCTTCAGCCAATTTGCTTGGGGGAGAGTCCAGTGGTGTTGCCAATCCTTGCTGGCCCAGCTGCCCCGCAAGTTGGACAATCAGGGACTACTTCATATCTGATGACTAGTCAGGGTCCTGTGTCCCTACCTCTGGTCTTGGAACAACAAGTCCTCCAACACTTGAATCCTCAGTTGCTTCAACAATCGGCAACTTGTCCTGCCTTGCCACTACAGAACAGCATCCAGTGCCAGAACCCTTCTCTTGCTCTCGGAGCACCTCCAATCCTGGACCAGAAAGGCACAAGTCCAGTGTTTGATACTAGTCTACTGACTCTTCTTCAGAACCCTAACCTTGCAGCAATCTTGCAGGACCTCTTCCCTGGCCAAGGAAACTCTTCTCCAACTTGTCACCTAGCATCTTCTCCGCAGGTCGACCTTGCCTCTGCATTTCTTCCTCCTCCGCCTCTCTCGCAGCCCTTCAGCTCTCCACTAGCCTCTCTTGTGCCACCAGCCACCTTGCTAGTCCCTTATCCTGTTGTAATCCCACTTCCAATGCCTCTTCCAATCCCAGTGCCAATCCCTGTACCGGTCTCCATGTGCAAGAACTCCAAGATAGATGTAGACTGTCCTAAACCCACTTGTACTTCTAGCAAAAGCACCCAGACTTCACTTAGTGACGTCTCCCCTCAATTGACATTTACCAGCAAGGAAATGGTAGTAGTCCAACAGTCTCCTCGCTATTGCTCATCCCCAGTAGTGACAGacggagaagtgctggatttatcCATAAGGACACCTCAACCTTCAATGCATGTTGATGTGCCACAAGGGATCCAGCCATTTCAGCAGGACAGTGTCCTGGATTTGTCTATACCTAGTACAAGAAAGAAATGCATCAAGACTTGTAGCATGTATGGGCCATTGGCTCCGGAGCGGGAGAGAGTGTGCCACATGGGGGACAATGTTAGCAGTGGGCCTTTGGCTCTTGGGGTTCTACGGCCAGTAGACTGCACACCAAAACTAGACACCAAGCTGCTAAGTGGTTTAGCATCTCTAGAGTTCAGCAGACAGCACAAGTGGGTGGTAGACAGCGGTCATGGCAGCGTAGTGTCTGGGGCGGTACATGACTCTGCACTCACCGGAAGCGGCAACATTGAGATCGTCAGCACATCGCAGACAGCCAAAGTCATTGTGTCCGTCAAAGATGCCATGCCTGCCATTTTCTGCAGCAAGCTAAAAGGATTGTCAGGCGTTTCTACAAAGAACTTTTCCATTAAACGTGATGCCAGTCAGGGGGGCTTCACAACACTACCCAGGGTCCCGGGGGATCAGCGAGGAGAATCCAGCGACCCGCTCAAAAAGATCTCTAAAAACAGAGGCATCAAACTGAAGAAAGTAAGCTCCCAGGAGATTCATATACTACCAATAAAGAAGCAGCGACTGACGGCTTTTCTACCCAGAAAATAA